The following proteins come from a genomic window of Theileria equi strain WA chromosome 2 map unlocalized gcontig_1105316255037, whole genome shotgun sequence:
- a CDS encoding signal peptide containing protein (encoded by transcript BEWA_040310A), whose translation MKVLALLYAAYLLGFGSCEDDKVIEIQPLTYTTILSRQILDIARINTSTFTVYQCNDNGNEIVFVVPNNGVIVTTIINNDVGIWSPQQSEKFDYLKIYLKHGQPHLLYIMKTSLNFSNCRWYVRNKDKWECCSKTYNEHIDKLKIPLERTYAFTLDIENGTDTTECQIFDIKLAGAPMRLFFSKSGYYSDEVVDGQKLIWRAERNEKCISSDVYLENFRPVLIIIFIINEKGEDEYKHLKKTYGEWYYLSREDFETERDGLRNYHPTRMEMIEKLIVDEGIVSWNNIFDKLVAGLRTAYQYSYLMLSRFYNLRNLRCSNNTTELNATVCQELESVVVYTHNVGNS comes from the coding sequence ATGAAAGTTTTGGCACTCTTATACGCGGCATATCTACTAGGATTTGGCTCTtgtgaagatgataaggTTATAGAAATACAACCATTGACATATACAACTATACTGTCCAGACAAATCCTAGATATTGCCAGAATTAATACCTCTACTTTCACAGTCTATCAATGCAACGACAACGGGAATGAGATTGTCTTTGTGGTTCCTAATAATGGTGTAATTGTAACAACGATCATTAACAATGACGTTGGCATTTGGTCTCCACAACAAAGTGAAAAATTTGATTATCTCAAAATATATCTGAAGCACGGTCAACCACATCTTCTGTATATTATGAAGACGAGCCTTAACTTCTCAAATTGTAGATGGTACGTAAGGAATAAAGATAAATGGGAATGTTGTTCCAAAACGTATAATGAACATATAGATAAGTTGAAGATTCCTTTAGAAAGGACATATGCCTTCACGTTGGACATTGAGAATGGTACAGATACAACAGAATGCCAAATATTTGATATTAAATTAGCTGGAGCTCCAATGAGACTCTTTTTCTCTAAATCAGGCTATTATTCTGATGAAGTTGTCGATGGACAAAAACTCATCTGGAGGGCAGAGagaaatgaaaagtgtaTATCATCTGATGTTTATTTAGAGAATTTTCGCCCTGTATTAATTAtcatatttattataaatgagaaAGGAGAGGACGAATATAAACATCTGAAGAAGACATATGGAGAATGGTATTATTTATCTCGAGAAGATTTTGAGACTGAGAGAGATGGACTCCGGAATTATCATCCAACACGTATGGAAATGATAGAAAAACTTATTGTGGATGAAGGGATAGTATCCTGGAACAATATTTTTGACAAGTTGGTGGCAGGCCTTCGGACAGCATACCAATATTCATATCTCATGCTTTCAAGGTTTTACAACCTGAGAAATTTAAGGTGTTCGAATAATACAACCGAGTTGAATGCTACAGTTTGCCAAGAACTTGAAAGTGTTGTTGTATATACGCACAATGTAGGAAATTCATAA
- a CDS encoding signal peptide containing protein (encoded by transcript BEWA_040330A) has product MNCTLRLATLLTILFTVQGTLGDYGNLHFETEDIKPIIEIDDDIEEIEDDAPKTPIALDISREIPTMITTTNIPGTLYYIVEPEYYDTHRIGEVKDDGETLSQDHEMNIERIVSTYAKGDGTKLVRIKDFYPKDDGNLALELVELVKKPGSINYVPLVRHPVEVDVLTQESTSTVRVQGNLRSQKIYRVVAKMKDDAYIGVVKYGGEIVHEALSNDILARNVTFNVLKQPTILVKTYMKNGVCIHSKYQSSDYNRRFELVHEETRSYT; this is encoded by the coding sequence ATGAATTGTACACTACGACTAGCAACTCTGCTGACAATCTTGTTTACCGTTCAGGGTACCTTAGGAGACTATGGAAACCTACACTTCGAAACTGAGGATATTAAGCCAATCATAGAGATTGATGACGATATTGAAGAGATAGAGGATGACGCCCCAAAGACTCCCATTGCCCTTGACATTTCAAGAGAGATACCTACTATGATTACTACAACAAACATTCCTGGCACCCTTTATTATATAGTTGAGCCAGAATATTATGATACCCACAGGATTGGTGAAGTAAAAGATGACGGAGAGACACTATCCCAAGATCATGAGATGAACATTGAGAGAATAGTCTCTACCTATGCAAAAGGCGACGGTACAAAGCTCGTTAGGATCAAGGatttttatccaaaggacGACGGAAATCTTGCTCTTGAACTTGTGGAGCTTGTAAAGAAGCCTGGATCTATCAACTATGTGCCATTAGTGAGACACCCTGTAGAGGTTGACGTGTTGACCCAAGAGAGCACAAGCACAGTACGAGTACAAGGAAACTTGAGAAGCCAGAAAATATACAGAGTAGTGGCAAAGATGAAAGATGACGCCTATATTGGTGTAGTGAAATACGGCGGGGAGATTGTGCACGAAGCTCTGAGCAATGATATCCTCGCAAGAAATGTAACCTTTAATGTACTCAAGCAGCCAACCATTTTGGTAAAAACTTACATGAAAAACGGAGTTTGCATACACTCGAAATATCAGTCTTCGGATTACAACAGGCGGTTTGAACTCGTGCATGAAGAGACTAGAAGTTATACATAA
- a CDS encoding signal peptide containing protein (encoded by transcript BEWA_040320A), producing the protein MNTCTRSLILLILLSIGKIFADHGNMRHSTKDIEPAIFIEEVPLVVPQKTPINIDLTRDPSHEVMVIKIDETSEDIHYMIRPELDENYKIADISENGRVISEDSDRIVERLVYFHREYDGAKVIKSIDKYINDDGNTAREILEFIKRQEDDRYVPLVRYPVDVDLLSADIPNEIERIAYTSPETKTFKIRAHLANRAYIGVVKYGGITVTSLLSNDIISRQIVLDTSETHPVIRIASHMRNKSVIYSRYKFVVEENVGTIIHEEEEEVH; encoded by the coding sequence ATGAACACCTGCACACGATCACTAATTTTGCTCATTCTCCTATCCATCGGGAAAATTTTTGCTGATCATGGAAACATGCGACACTCAACGAAGGATATTGAACCGGCTATATTTATCGAAGAAGTACCTCTAGTTGTCCCTCAAAAGACCCCAATTAACATTGACCTCACCAGAGACCCGTCCCACGAGGTCATGGTAATAAAAATTGACGAGACCTCTGAGGATATCCATTACATGATCAGACCGGAACTTGATGAAAATTACAAAATCGCTGACATTTCTGAAAACGGTCGAGTAATTTCTGAGGACAGTGATCGAATTGTGGAAAGACTAGTCTACTTTCACAGAGAATATGATGGTGCAAAAGTAATCAAAAGCATTGACAAATACATTAATGACGATGGAAACACAGCTAGGGAGATTCTggaatttataaagaggCAAGAAGATGATCGTTACGTGCCACTTGTGAGATACCCAGTAGACGTAGACCTACTGTCTGCCGATATTCCCAACGAGATTGAGCGTATTGCATATACGTCACCAGAAACCAAAACCTTCAAGATACGGGCACACTTGGCAAATCGTGCATACATTGGTGTAGTGAAATATGGTGGTATCACAGTGACTAGCCTACTAAGTAATGATATTATATCAAGGCAAATCGTCCTGGATACAAGCGAGACGCATCCAGTGATCCGGATAGCATCCCACATGAGAAACAAAAGCGTAATCTATTCACGATACAAGTTTGTGGTGGAAGAAAATGTAGGAACAATAATTCacgaagaagaggaggaagttCATTGA
- a CDS encoding pre-mRNA splicing factor, putative (encoded by transcript BEWA_040300A) produces MVYKGGKANRSPSCVFVGNLPEKVDDRDIHEIFDKYGEIRDIDIKHGKTSNYTSYAFIEFESVRSAEDAVECRDGYEFDRYRLRVEFAGEKKSRRHPRSSYEDRGSRYPPPTRTDYRLVISNLPHGCRWQHLKDHMRKAGPVGYVNIQHGRGYVDFMHKSDMKYALRKLDGTELSTSEDSARIRIKKDDYRRSRSRDAYRRRSHSRGRYASRSGSRRRSRSRSRDGYRNSSRSASRDGARKRSLSSSRHSRSLSRDSRSVDSKRSLSRHSRSSSRHSRSRSAGSRRSADSRGEAYHTSRSYQERSRSASKHNGSEGHKSPEKTQE; encoded by the exons ATGGTTTATAAGGGTGGAAAGGCTAACCGGTCGCCTTCTTGCGTCTTTGTCGGCAACTTGCCAGAAAAGGTGGACGATCGCGATATTCACGAGATATTTGACAAG TACGGTGAAATCAGAGATATCGACATTAAACATGGAAAGACATCGAATTATACCTCATACGCCTTCATCGAGTTTGAGTCGGTACGCTCCGCCGAAGATGCTGTTGAATGCAGAGATGGGTACGAGTTTGACAGATATCGGCTACGTGTAGAGTTTGCCGGTGAAAAGAAGTCGAGGAGACATCCAAG GAGTAGCTATGAGGATCGTGGATCCAGATATCCACCACCCACTAGAACCGATTATCGCCTAGTTATTAGCAACTTGCCTCACGGATGCCGCTGGCAACATCTCAAGGACCACATGCGCAAGGCTGGGCCCGTAGGATATGTCAATATTCAACATGGAAGAGGCTATGTTGATTTTATGCATAAATCAGATATGAAATATGCTCTCAGAAAACTGGATGGAACAGAGTTGTCAACCTCCGAGGATTCTGCTAGAATTAGGATCAAAAAGGATGACTACCGCAGGAGTAGGTCCAGAGACGCCTACAGGCGCAGATCCCACTCTCGTGGTCGTTATGCGAGCCGCTCTGGGTCACGCAGAAGGAGCCGTTCAAGGTCTCGTGACGGATATAGAAATTCAAGCAGATCCGCATCCCGTGATGGAGCACGCAAACGCTCGCTTTCATCCAGCAGACACTCTAGATCATTGAGCAGAGATTCTAGAAGTGTAGATTCCAAGAGATCCTTGAGTAGACATTCAAGATCTTCCAGTCGTCATTCTAGGTCCAGGAGTGCCGGATCTAGAAGATCTGCAGATAGCAGAGGTGAGGCATATCACACCAGCAGGTCTTATCAAGAAAGATCAAGAAGTGCATCTAAACATAATGGAAGTGAAGGACACAAGAGTCCAGAGAAAACTCAAGAGTAA